The Acidobacteriota bacterium nucleotide sequence GGGGGTTCTCCTGGCGGATCAGTTCCAGGAGCAGCCGGGTCTTCAGGTCCGCCCGGACCACGAAGGCCCGGTGGGTGATGCCCCGGGCGGGCGCGGGCCGGGGTTCGACGCGGAGGGTTTCCGGGTCCCGGAGCATGCGCCGGGCCAGTTCGACGACGGGCCCGGGCAGGGTGGCCGAGAAGAGAAGGGTCTGCCGCTCCCGCGGCAGGTGGTCGAGCACCCGGCGGACGTCGGGGAGGAAGCCCATGTCCAGCATCCGGTCCGCCTCGTCCAGGACCAGGGCCTCGAGCCGGTCCAGGCGTGCGTAGGGGTATTGAAAGTGGTCCAGGAGGCGGCCGGGCGTCGCCACGAGCAGGTCGACGCCGGACTTGAAGGCCTGGACCTGGGGGGACATGGCCACCCCGCCGTAGACGGCCGCGCCCCGGAGGCCGGTCCCGACCGCCAGGAGCTTGAAGTGGTCCAGGATCTGGGCGGCCAGTTCCCGGGTGGGGGTCAGCACCAGGGCGCGGGTCCCGCCGCGGGGGCGGCCCAGCATCCGGTGCAGGAGCGGCAGCAGGAAGGCGGCCGTCTTGCCGCTCCCCGTGACCGCCGAGGCCATGAGGTCGCAACCGCGCAACAGCGCGGGGACCGCCTGCTGCTGGACCGGCGTGGGGCGGGCGTAGCCCAGGGCGCGAACGGTCCGGACCAGCCGGGCGTCCAGGCCCAGCCGGGCGAAGGGGTCGTCCTCGACCGCGG carries:
- a CDS encoding DEAD/DEAH box helicase — translated: MSHVVFPKPAARPAAESARPTRHSKAPAPAPAPSSNPPAAARIPAVEDDPFARLGLDARLVRTVRALGYARPTPVQQQAVPALLRGCDLMASAVTGSGKTAAFLLPLLHRMLGRPRGGTRALVLTPTRELAAQILDHFKLLAVGTGLRGAAVYGGVAMSPQVQAFKSGVDLLVATPGRLLDHFQYPYARLDRLEALVLDEADRMLDMGFLPDVRRVLDHLPRERQTLLFSATLPGPVVELARRMLRDPETLRVEPRPAPARGITHRAFVVRADLKTRLLLELIRQENPQRALAFTRTRHRANRLADFLEARGVSCARIHGSRSQAQRTAALDGFKAGRHQVLVATDIAARGIDVTALDLVVNFDIPVQPEDYIHRVGRTARAEATGEACTLVAPDEENALRSLERGIGQRIPRASLDGFDYAQATEARFEIPAAERIAAHRARMAESRARARAKAERGHQGRATASAPRFGK